ATTGAAATAGGAATATCCCCATTCACAAATCCTAATCAAATTCACAAGTTATTATGCTTGATTAAATATATCGTAATCCAAAACTCACATCTGGCCAGTATTTTCACCTATCACTCAGATATAATTACGGTTCACGTTTCCGTGCAGGTCTCAGCCAGATATGACGAGGAGATGCTGCATGACCTCAAGCTGAGTTTAGTAGCTGCTGTAGAAGATGACCCTCACACTGCCCCAGTACCCTACCTAATGAATTGGATGATTCAGCTGACTTGAGTGATGCAAATTTCTACTTTGGCTAGTTCTACTTAATCATCTAGTGCCCTATGCTTTATTTGTACTAAAGTTCGAGCTATCTCAATCCTCTGTCATCCAGTAAACCTTATGAATTAGGATGTGCTTCCGCATCCATACCTGAACCTATTTTCCTTTTGTACTATAGAACTAGGGCGATCCCCTGGTTCAAGGGAAATACATATCCAATTAACTGAGCATTATATGTACAGCTCTAACCATGTGATAGAACAAGTAACAATCCTAGCATCATACATCATCCATGCGAGGTCTCATCAGTTTCATCAGATTTTAAACCTACAATTTTAAGAATCAAAGCGACCAACAATCAGAATTTGAACGAATTCTGCAAGCAGCATGGAAATAATGCCTCATCAACATGAACTAGCTACTTGATCCCTGAACCAAGATGCACATTAGAAGCACAAGCTACACTGCTATCCACTTTGCAAAACACGAACCATTAAACTTCACGCATGCCACGAGCATCAGGCAAGCATTGATCAAGTGATACTATTTGCTcacatttttttagataatggaataacAAAATATTCCGACCTCTGTATCAAGGATACACACAGCCGTCATTTGCTCACAATTGGTATGAAACAGGCCATGAAACAGGTGAGCATATGAATGAATCCCTCACCTCAAGAAGCCCCTTTAGGATCCACAGGAACGTCAGAACCAGCACGCCATTGACCGAGAACTTCACCTGCACACGCACGGACAACACTGGATCAGACCAAATACCGAGAGAGATCTCAACCTTCTTCCGTGCCGCCAATTTCGAACCGAAAGCTGAAATCGAGGAGACACAAGCGAGAGCGGAACGGACCAGCTCGGCTGGGACGGAAGGCGGCAGCACGGTCCTGGCAgcgcggcgcgcgcggcgggAGGCCTTCCTGAAGACGGAGTGCAAGAACCGCACCAGGAGGTCCAGGCTGCGGTCCTCTTCCTCGTCATCGTCCTCCTCGGCGTCGTCTTCGTCCTCCTCGCTGCCGTCCCGATAGGAGGCGGCGCCCGAGAGGTCGCCGACCCAGGGGCGGGCGTCCGGGACCACGACGACGGCGtcggggtggcggcggcgggcggcgcggaggaggcgaATTGGAGGCGAGGGGCGCAGGTGGCGTGGGGAGGCGGACGGGGAAAGGTGGAGGAGCCGGTGGGAACCGGGGCCGgggaggagaagggggaggagggagGTGGAGGTCGCCATGGGAGAGGAGCCAGCGAAGTGCGAAGAGAAGCTGGTGAGTTGGTTCCCCCGCGACTCTACTCCTTCTCTTATCTTTTTTACATTACCGTTttggtttttttcttttacagTTATCAAAGGAGTTCTTGTTTCAAATTCTCGTATTATTAAGAGATATGTAACTTTAATATaactgtttctttttttatttttaatagataatgatttttttctcgtAAGATAACGAATTTGACTCATACATGCTGCTCACCGTTCTCATCTTCGGTGACAGCATCACAACCTTACAACATTAATCCATCTTCGACAGGTGATTGTTTTACTTTCCTCGCCGTCCGTCCTCCGTCATCATGATCGGTGGGCTTGGCCGATCCACTGAAATTGCTTGCCTCAACAGTTTAAGGCTGGAGTGTGAGAGTTTTCgttttaatatcataaaaatcatatttaaCTGCTTTGTATCTTATTTTAAACACGTAGAAAGACTGTGTACCTTTATATTAAAGACAGAAGAACAAACTAAGTACAAAAGTTCTCCCAGAGGAGGGAACGCCCACACACACTTATCTATGTTTTGTAACTTTCGCTCTGGCATTTCGACGACAACCAATACTTCTACCACTGTATATTATGTCAGTTTTTTAGCGTCACTTCTACGCTTAAAATAAGGCTGTAGCTGGACTATTGTATTCAAGATCCAAATTGTCCGACAGCATCCAGATTGAAGTGTGAATTTAAGGCCGTATAGATGTAAAAAGTTACTGTTAATGAACGCCACCACGGCAAATTTCGTTTTGTGATACAGGCAAATATTTGGGTCGAACCACACTTCATCAAACCCAATTTTACCACAAATTCTAGGCAGGCATCGTACATTACTAAACCAGATCGCAAACTTTTCAACCCTTTGATTAGCCAAACTGTACACGAGTGTACACCAGAATCCTTCTCGGCAACAAAAGGTCCCAAGGAAAAAGGTCGCAGCCCAACACCAGAATCCTTTTCAGATGCGAGAATTGTTCACCATCAGCCGCCGGCTATTCATTCCACTTTCAATGAATCTGCAAATCGAAATGATCCTTAAAATTTTTCACATGGTTCAACATAGCTGCAGAAGAAATGCAAGAAGCAAGGAAAAATGGCAGTGGAAGAGAAGCTGGAAACTTACGAGAATTATCTATGCTACTGGCACCGGTATCTGAAGTGAAAGCATCTGGAGTAATGTTTCCAAGCTCCTCGTCCCAAATGATGCCTCTTTGCTGGGGGAAAAATACTATTAATCGTTACTCGTTGTTCTGGAGGACTTGAAACGTTCAAGGCGTCCAATGCAAACCTGAGGAAATTCAGAGAACTGAGCCGTTCTAGCCATATGAACATTTGCTGGATTTTGGATGATCCCGTATGATTCTGGACGCCAGAACCCTTGTTGAGATGCCCTGTACAGATTAAGATGCACATTGCTCATTTGCGGGTTGTATCCCGGAAAGGCAGAGCGAGCATCTTGTGAGCAAAGGATCTACAATGACAAAGATTAATGAAAGATCAATCAATGGGCAACGGGGGCTATTAAATAAAGATAAGTTCTTTGTCCCACAGAATTGAGCTTTGCCATCTTACATCTTGTAGGTTGAGATTGCAGTTCGGCTCAGGACTGATAGCTGAGAGCTTCATTGAAAGGAACTGAAATCCAATACAAAACATGCGCTTGAAGTTTCAGTCGTTGGCTATTTATGTAACGGTTTTATCTTTATGCTTTTCTAATTCCTATGATGTTCGTTGGTCGCAACATATTGTACTAATGTACAAGGTTGTGTGCACCGCAAGGTGCAGAAGCCGGAAACAATGTTTccattatctaatttttttttataaaatgtCCAAATAAAAGTTTTGAAATACTTACATGAACCTGCCGCTGCAGAGATTGCACATAGTTTATGATCTCATCAAGCATCATGGCCTTGCCTGTAATCTGCCTTGTCATAAGCAACATGTTCACATTGGTTAGAGTACAACATCCCCACATCAATATGAGCAAAAGATTCTGCTTGATGACATTCATACCTTGTTGCAACCCGGGACGAGGTCTTGAAGAAGCTTCATCCTGTCATTTATCTTTTCCCTTCGAAACTGTATTTCGGATTTCCAGGTTATGACAAGAGACTTGCACATTGCAGGACCATTAATTATGTTGTTCAAGAGATAAATTACTCTTTCTGCAAGGCTGTGGCTATTGGTGGATTGGCCGCGCTTTGCTCGGACATGCACGTAGTCCTCTCTGCTGGTATCAGCATCACCTGCCTTCTCATCAGCACCCTCCGGCTCCATGCTGACTTCTCGCTGAGACAATGCACCGGTTTCAGCCTGCAGTAATACATTTACAAGTAAAATATAATGAAACAGATCTATaagaaaaggaatcaaataCAAGCGAACAGATGAGAGCAAGCAAGATAACCTCCAACTTCCTTACTTGAGAATGTATTGATGAACTGTCCTCTCCAGAACCCTTCCTTTTACCACCCTTTAAACACTTCCCCGCGCTGATATTTCTACTTAGCTGAGTATCTGGGAAGAGTTGGGAACATGGAATGTTATTAGTCAGAACCTTCACAGATCAACAGTCATTATTCCTAAGAAAATGAACTGATAAGAAGTATACCACCGGTAGAACTGTAAAGCTGAACCCCCTCTTGCTGGCCTACATTGTGCATCGGAAAGACGATAGGCTCATTGAAATCCATGGTATGGTCTAGTGAAGCAAGCAGGTTAGCTCCGATTGCGAAGTACTGCTCTTCGTCCCTTCCAGGATCAGTGCTGGGAGGGGAATACATCTGCCAAGAATCAATGATCAATCACATGATACTCGTCATATTGCAAACTGAAGATAGCTATATTCATATTGCAAACTGAAGGTACCTTTATCTCTTGTATTAGACAGATCCTCCCATGAACATATGTACTACTGAAGAAATGGAAGTCACCAACCTGAGCCTGATACTTGATCTGTTGCAATCATTTTAGGGAATGTCTGATGACCTTCTAACTTGCCAGCTTTGCCAAGTGAAGGAGCTTTACTTAAAGGGTGGAGTAGATCGAGAGCTGGACAGTCAATTCCTTGCAAGGCTCAACAAGGAACAACTAACGCTTGCAGCCTTACATAAAGATTGTCCAAAGTGAAAAGGTTAAGTAAGCCTGATGCAATAGACAAACACAAGGGCAAAAGTGGAAACCGAGTTCTGGAATAGAATTGTTGGTACTACTAGTACTAACAACCATGCGTCCATGCACCAGCTGGATCACATCCAGAGATCAGAATAAAGAATTCTGAATGAAGATCAATTACAGTTGGTACTGCAATCTGAAGACCAAGTGACCAACCCAAGGATCAGATGCTACTGTCATCCAGTGTATGGGCCAGCCCAGAATAAGGTTGATTATTAAGCAATGAACCGGACCCATCTAAGGTTAAACCCTCTGAAACATGGCACTATTGAACTTGTGTCCTCCAGATTTTCTTACTAACCAACTAATGAGCCTACAGTTTGAGGAACTATGCAATTTTCTTTCAGAACAATATAAAAAACTCTCCAAAGATTAACTTGTAACGTATGGACCAGTTCTAGCATAGGGAGGTGAAATGGACTACACCATTCGGCAGAATTGCATAGATGTTGAATGTCAATTCAAGTTCCTGCAGCCACTAATGATTGGGCATCAATTAGAGCTCCAATTCCTCATTGTTTTTCTCATATTTGTAAGGTACAATGCCGAAACAAAGTTAGCTAGTCGTACACACTGCCACATTCAATGGAAATATGAGAATTCAGAAACCACAGAAATATAGAATCGGATCCACAGAACAAGAAAGAGGGTAACAGCTAAGAAAGTGCGACCTTCCAAAGGGGAACCACGGAAGCAGATTATGGTCTATGATCGAGAAAAGCCAAAAAGTTCTGGTTGAATTCTCGTGGCGACGGTGGAGGATTCCTCAGAACTCAACAGTGAGTACTGTCCCTCCAGCCATCCAAATTTGATGCCGGAACTATAAATGATCCATCAAACAGGATGAGAAATGCAGGATTTACACACGTTGTGGACGTTTCCTTGTCACTCATGCACATCCTATAGCATGACGATGTAATAATCATCAGGAGATTCAGAAGCAAAGTTCGAACAAGTGAAAAGGTCAAGAAATGCTGAAACTTATCCCTTTTCTTAAAGCAAAGATTAAGAAAGATGTGAAGAGGCAAAACTCGGATGCAGAGCAGAAATCGTTTGGT
The nucleotide sequence above comes from Phragmites australis chromosome 4, lpPhrAust1.1, whole genome shotgun sequence. Encoded proteins:
- the LOC133916595 gene encoding uncharacterized protein LOC133916595 encodes the protein MATSTSLLPLLLPGPGSHRLLHLSPSASPRHLRPSPPIRLLRAARRRHPDAVVVVPDARPWVGDLSGAASYRDGSEEDEDDAEEDDDEEEDRSLDLLVRFLHSVFRKASRRARRAARTVLPPSVPAELVKFSVNGVLVLTFLWILKGLLEVVCTFGSMVFASTLLVRGIWSGVTYIRENRYSYIHQIDKDDNRWSRVQTAG